The genome window GAAAAATATGCATCTTGATTGATCCATACAGGACCTTTCTCTGCTGCATCGTCGCCCGTAGGTGAAACAATCAATTGAAATTGGTTCTGTCTCTCGTTTCCTGGAAAAACTTTCTGGCCGTATCGTGGTGCAATTCCTCTCTTCTTGGGCAATACCCAAATTTGTAAAATGGCAGCGTCTTCATCATTGGAAGCATTGAATTCAGAATGAGTAATTCCAGTTCCTGCTGACATAATTTGCACTTCACCTTTACGAATGATCTCCGTGTTGCCCATACTATCTTTATGAGCAAGTGCACCTAGCAAAGGTATTGTGACAATTTCCATATTGTCATGCGGATGTGTTCCGAAACCTTGTGCGGCATCGATACTGTCATCATTCAGAACGCGCAGTGCTCCAAAACGAATTCTCTCTGGATCGAAATAACTTCCAAAACTAAAACTGTGGTAGGTTTTTAACCATCCAAAATCAAAAAACCCTCGCGAATCAGCTTTATAATAGATAGAGTTGGATTCATCCAGCTTTGTAAATTCTCTAGATTCAGTTTTTAATCCTTGGTTTTCTTGTGTTTTCATGTCGCCTCCATTATTGAAAGCATTCCGAGAATCACAAATGTTTCGGTGATTTTTGGGAGTTCCAATATTAGTTTGACATTAAACTAATATTGGATGTTCTGAAAAAATTCATTTTTTTATTGCTTGGACTTAATTTTCTTGGAAAGTTCTTTCATAGTCGCAATTCTCAACTTAGCATTCTCGAATCTGCGAATTTCATCTGCTGTTTTTGGTTGAATCGTTGGAACTTTCGTTGGCTTCTTATTCTCATCTAGGGCAACAAATGTCAAATATGCCGTAGTCGTCCTAACCAATTCTGGTTTGTAAGGATTTTCTTTTAAAACTTGAACTCCAATTTCCATCGAAGTATTACCTGTATAATTAACTGATGCTTTGAGAATAACATGATCACCTATATTGATTGGATGAATGAATGTTAGACGATCAACACTAATAGTGACTGCTTCTTTGCCGCAATGCCTCTGTGCAACCATGGCAGCTACCATATCGATCCAGGACATTATGACACCCCCGAACGCTGTCCCGTAATGATTGGCGTGATCGGGCATAACAACATATCGAGTTTCGATAGAACTTTCTTCAGGAGATTTATAAATTATATTCTCAGTAATAGACATGACTCAATAAGATTTCTTATCTACAATCTATCAAGATAAAATTCCCATTCGAAAATATTTATAAGTTTCAAAAAAATTCCATAATTTAAAGTATATTTTTTATCTTGGAGTAAATACTTCTATCTTTTCCGCTATCCCTTTTATGGAATGATGACCTTTAGAATCGTAACCAGAATGTTGAAGACTTTGAACAAAGTCTAAACTCATTGCGATCGGCGATCCTAAAGCCTTGGTTAATGTTTCCAATCTTGAAGCCAAATTTACAGCACTTCCAATCACTGTAAATTCCATTCGATTTGTTGAACCAACATTTCCTGCAATCACATCACCTTTGTGCAATCCAATTCCAATTTTTATATTTGTATCCGATGTTTCTAAATCCGATAAAGATTCTATCATATTTTTTGCACAGGAAAGTGCGGCTTCAGCAGGGTTCTCCATAGGTATAATTCCACCAAAGAATGCAAGAATCCCATCACCAATAAATTTATTGAGCACGCCATTCTCCTTCTCAATGCAATTATTCATCACTTCAAAATACTTATTCAGAAAACTTACAACAGAATCAGGTTCCATGGTCTCAGTTAGTTTCGTAAAATTTCTAATATCCGTAAACATAACAGCTACATTGGTCTTAATTCCTCCTAATTCAATTGGATTATTAAGGAGATGATCGCGAACTCTCTTGTCTACCATGCGACCAAATAATTCTCTCATCTTTTCTTTATCTCTCAATTCTCGATTCGTTGAATTCAACGTATGCTTTACAGATCCTATCTCATCTGTCGAATCAACAAAAATCGTTCTATCATAATCACCTTTACGAACTGACTGAGCAAAATCTCTGATCTCATCTAGTGGACGACGAAAGGACTGCAAAATAAAAAAACTAAGTATCAAACCAGATACAAGAAATGTAAGCATGAGGGAAAATAAGTATATTATATTATTCTGTTCTAAATCCTCAGAAGAAATTGACAGAAAAACGAAAAAGATAACTACTAAAGGGAAAATTGTCACGGAAAAAAAATAGAAACCAAATCTTGTTACCAATCCAGATCTCGTAAACTTTAGAATATGAAAGATTTCATCAATGCCAAATATTTTCGGAAATAAATATCGTTT of Leptospira sp. GIMC2001 contains these proteins:
- a CDS encoding acyl-CoA thioesterase, whose amino-acid sequence is MSITENIIYKSPEESSIETRYVVMPDHANHYGTAFGGVIMSWIDMVAAMVAQRHCGKEAVTISVDRLTFIHPINIGDHVILKASVNYTGNTSMEIGVQVLKENPYKPELVRTTTAYLTFVALDENKKPTKVPTIQPKTADEIRRFENAKLRIATMKELSKKIKSKQ
- a CDS encoding pirin family protein; translated protein: MKTQENQGLKTESREFTKLDESNSIYYKADSRGFFDFGWLKTYHSFSFGSYFDPERIRFGALRVLNDDSIDAAQGFGTHPHDNMEIVTIPLLGALAHKDSMGNTEIIRKGEVQIMSAGTGITHSEFNASNDEDAAILQIWVLPKKRGIAPRYGQKVFPGNERQNQFQLIVSPTGDDAAEKGPVWINQDAYFSLGNFESGTHAVYTKNLTSNGLFIFVIEGKVQVNGKILDRRDGLGLYPNVQTQIDAVENSEILIIEVPGFD
- a CDS encoding adenylate/guanylate cyclase domain-containing protein gives rise to the protein MKYKNVLLTNLPSLVVLLSNLFSVVLNQVLFHFIVRNEESAVFDSFQNQYFLYLLIPAFIVPLVLFQIYLYPITKNFIDGKEFSTSLKKKVLNIPMLGSLIGCVGWVMGSVTGSIIMEVLQIPLSNGTRIAFVFVSFCNTVYAFSLSYFTSDYFCKRYLFPKIFGIDEIFHILKFTRSGLVTRFGFYFFSVTIFPLVVIFFVFLSISSEDLEQNNIIYLFSLMLTFLVSGLILSFFILQSFRRPLDEIRDFAQSVRKGDYDRTIFVDSTDEIGSVKHTLNSTNRELRDKEKMRELFGRMVDKRVRDHLLNNPIELGGIKTNVAVMFTDIRNFTKLTETMEPDSVVSFLNKYFEVMNNCIEKENGVLNKFIGDGILAFFGGIIPMENPAEAALSCAKNMIESLSDLETSDTNIKIGIGLHKGDVIAGNVGSTNRMEFTVIGSAVNLASRLETLTKALGSPIAMSLDFVQSLQHSGYDSKGHHSIKGIAEKIEVFTPR